The following proteins come from a genomic window of Bartonella apihabitans:
- the grxB gene encoding glutaredoxin 2, with protein MKLYYYDHCPFCTRAKMVAGYKQVPVEYIVLLNDDSETCMRLVHKKQVPILEFDDGSAMVESLDIAHKFDEIGKKSRVVTPATDLQKKVTGELSEVSSDINALLYPRNVKASLPEFATKSAIEYFQAKKEKNLGKSFDQAMSETAEHKKKVEDKLATLSFHPDNTNENLSWDDVMIFPTLRNLTIVKDIKMPQRLQDYVKHISALTGIQLYYDRAL; from the coding sequence ATGAAACTTTATTATTACGACCATTGTCCATTCTGTACCCGTGCCAAGATGGTGGCCGGATATAAACAGGTTCCTGTTGAATATATTGTTTTACTGAATGATGATTCTGAAACATGTATGCGGCTCGTTCACAAAAAACAGGTACCAATTCTGGAATTCGACGATGGTTCCGCTATGGTTGAAAGCTTGGACATTGCCCATAAATTTGATGAAATTGGCAAAAAAAGTCGGGTTGTTACTCCGGCAACAGATTTACAAAAGAAAGTCACTGGCGAGCTTTCCGAAGTCTCTTCCGACATTAATGCATTGCTTTATCCACGCAATGTAAAAGCGTCGCTTCCGGAATTTGCTACGAAATCAGCCATTGAATATTTTCAGGCAAAAAAAGAAAAAAACCTTGGCAAATCATTCGATCAAGCGATGAGTGAAACAGCCGAACATAAAAAGAAGGTCGAAGACAAACTGGCAACTTTGTCTTTTCATCCGGATAATACCAATGAAAACTTGAGCTGGGATGACGTGATGATATTTCCGACATTACGCAATCTGACGATTGTAAAAGACATCAAAATGCCACAACGACTTCAGGATTATGTCAAACATATTTCTGCTCTCACCGGCATCCAGCTTTATTACGATCGCGCTTTATAA
- the cbiB gene encoding adenosylcobinamide-phosphate synthase CbiB gives MERLCFVLLLALLIDRSIGDPDWIWRKLPHPVAAFGAGIKWFETRYNRKSMSPRLRKWCGLDALLVLLFASFFVGLFIHTLLLELGFAGIIIEALVASIFIAQKSLVDHVGKVEKAFKQGSLVEARGAVSLIVGRETKNLDESAVCRAAIESLAENSSDGVVAPVFWYLVLGLPGLFCYKLVNTADSMIGYKNERFKDFGWASARLDDVVNFIPARLTAFIVILTSGLFINRKAAAKSLEVVRRDARHHHSPNAGFPECAFAGALDVKLLEPRIYSGKAVDEPFQNDSGKMAVPADIYRAIRLFKRSMDVLFLIILVLFFIALVV, from the coding sequence GTGGAGCGTCTCTGTTTTGTCCTCTTACTGGCGCTCCTGATTGATCGTTCAATCGGCGACCCTGACTGGATATGGCGCAAGCTCCCTCATCCGGTAGCGGCTTTCGGGGCAGGGATAAAGTGGTTTGAAACAAGATATAACAGAAAGTCGATGTCGCCCCGCCTCAGGAAATGGTGTGGTCTCGATGCTCTTCTTGTCTTGTTATTCGCAAGCTTTTTTGTTGGCCTTTTTATTCACACGCTTTTGCTCGAATTGGGGTTTGCCGGAATCATCATTGAAGCGCTGGTTGCCTCCATATTTATTGCGCAAAAAAGCCTCGTCGATCACGTTGGTAAAGTGGAAAAAGCGTTCAAACAAGGTTCGCTTGTCGAGGCAAGAGGCGCCGTTTCACTCATTGTCGGGCGGGAAACAAAAAATTTGGATGAAAGTGCGGTTTGTCGTGCAGCCATCGAAAGCCTAGCCGAAAATAGCTCTGATGGCGTTGTGGCACCAGTATTCTGGTATCTTGTCCTCGGTCTTCCCGGCCTTTTTTGTTATAAATTGGTGAATACGGCCGACTCGATGATTGGCTATAAGAATGAGCGCTTCAAGGATTTCGGCTGGGCTTCGGCACGGCTTGACGATGTTGTCAATTTTATACCGGCAAGATTGACAGCGTTTATCGTCATTCTGACATCCGGACTTTTTATCAATCGGAAAGCTGCTGCAAAATCACTTGAAGTGGTGAGAAGAGATGCGCGACACCATCATTCGCCTAATGCCGGTTTTCCCGAATGCGCCTTTGCAGGTGCTTTGGATGTCAAACTTTTGGAACCGAGAATTTATTCGGGCAAAGCTGTTGACGAACCTTTCCAGAATGATAGCGGGAAAATGGCCGTTCCCGCCGATATTTATCGTGCCATCCGGCTCTTCAAGCGTTCCATGGACGTGTTATTTTTAATTATTCTGGTGCTATTTTTTATTGCTTTGGTTGTTTGA
- a CDS encoding NADP-dependent isocitrate dehydrogenase, whose translation MAKIKVANPVVELDGDEMTRIIWQYIKEKLIHPYLDVDLKYYDLSIENRDATNDQVTTDAANAIKKYGVGVKCATITPDEARVKEFNLKKMWKSPNGTIRNILGGVIFREPIICKNVPQLVPHWTKPIIIGRHAFGDQYKATDFKFPGKGKLTIKFVGEDGTVIEHDVYDAPGAGVALAMYNLDASIRDFARASFNYGLQRKVPVYLSTKNTILKAYDGRFKDIFQEVFDKEFKSEFDKYHLTYEHRLIDDMVASSLKWSGGYVWACKNYDGDVQSDTVAQGFGSLGLMTSVLMTPDGKTVEAEAAHGTVTRHYRQYQRGEETSTNSIASIFAWTRGLAHRAKLDNNDQLKHFADTLEKVCVDTVKSGFMTKDLALLIGPNQKWLSTTGFLDKIAENLAKALA comes from the coding sequence ATGGCAAAGATCAAGGTCGCAAATCCGGTCGTCGAACTCGACGGCGATGAGATGACACGCATTATTTGGCAATATATCAAGGAAAAATTGATCCATCCCTATCTCGATGTAGATCTGAAATATTATGATCTTTCGATAGAAAATCGCGATGCGACCAACGATCAGGTAACAACCGACGCTGCAAACGCCATCAAAAAATATGGTGTTGGCGTAAAATGTGCGACAATCACACCGGATGAAGCGCGCGTTAAAGAATTCAACCTGAAAAAAATGTGGAAGTCGCCGAATGGTACAATCCGTAACATTCTTGGCGGCGTTATTTTCCGTGAGCCGATTATTTGCAAAAACGTTCCGCAACTCGTTCCACACTGGACAAAACCGATCATTATCGGTCGTCATGCTTTTGGTGACCAGTATAAAGCAACAGATTTCAAATTCCCCGGCAAAGGTAAACTGACAATCAAATTTGTCGGTGAAGATGGAACCGTAATTGAACATGATGTTTATGATGCACCGGGTGCCGGTGTTGCATTGGCCATGTATAACCTTGATGCATCAATCCGCGATTTTGCCCGTGCATCGTTCAATTATGGTTTGCAACGCAAAGTTCCGGTCTATCTTTCAACAAAGAATACCATTCTGAAGGCCTATGATGGCCGTTTCAAAGATATCTTTCAGGAAGTTTTCGATAAAGAATTCAAGTCTGAATTCGATAAATACCATCTCACTTACGAGCACCGTCTGATCGACGACATGGTGGCCTCGTCACTTAAATGGTCCGGTGGTTATGTCTGGGCATGTAAGAACTATGATGGTGATGTCCAATCCGATACAGTAGCTCAGGGCTTTGGCTCTTTGGGACTCATGACATCGGTTCTCATGACACCGGATGGCAAAACAGTTGAAGCCGAAGCTGCACATGGAACAGTAACCCGCCACTATCGTCAATATCAGCGCGGCGAAGAAACATCGACCAACTCGATTGCTTCGATCTTCGCATGGACACGCGGTTTGGCACACCGTGCAAAGCTCGACAATAATGACCAGTTGAAGCACTTTGCCGATACACTTGAAAAAGTATGTGTCGATACTGTTAAATCCGGTTTCATGACCAAGGATCTTGCCTTGCTTATCGGACCGAACCAGAAATGGCTTTCAACAACAGGTTTTCTTGACAAGATTGCGGAAAATCTCGCCAAAGCACTTGCTTGA
- a CDS encoding site-specific integrase, which translates to MPKLTNIMVASLKPAEKRYEVSDIVPGLVLRVTPNGTKTYVVRYRFGAKICRLTVGRAEDISLSEARDIAREALKSVRSGINPADEKKENNREKTDNAIFLKDAVSTFLNGHVKFLKSKHEIERMLDKDIIPALGDIDIKTITRHDVLNLTRKIKNEGHDIYANRVFACLRSLFRFCVENEIGDMQLSPLAGLRSPAKERKRERVLLEDELALIWLASEKLSKIWGTFFKMLILTGARRAEVAEAKWSEFDFNQDKSTWTLSEKRTKNGRVFVLPISPFIIDILNGIPKLSGCDYVFTVTGKTPIIGFSDAKERLEEQVKLLIEKKGIQDNHLFSENWRIHDIRRTVATGMARIGIQPHIIEASLNHVSGAKAGVAGIYNRYSYFNEKTEAFTRWQEHVVNICNSMKK; encoded by the coding sequence ATGCCAAAACTGACAAACATAATGGTCGCTTCGTTAAAACCAGCCGAAAAAAGGTATGAGGTAAGTGATATCGTCCCTGGTTTGGTTTTGCGTGTCACGCCAAACGGGACAAAAACATATGTCGTCCGCTATCGTTTTGGCGCGAAAATATGCCGACTAACAGTCGGTCGCGCTGAGGATATAAGCCTATCCGAAGCCCGAGATATCGCACGAGAGGCGTTAAAAAGTGTTCGCTCTGGTATTAATCCAGCCGACGAAAAAAAAGAAAACAATCGCGAAAAAACGGATAACGCTATTTTTTTAAAAGATGCCGTATCAACCTTTTTAAATGGGCATGTAAAATTTTTAAAATCAAAACACGAAATAGAACGAATGCTGGATAAAGACATCATTCCAGCTCTTGGCGATATTGATATTAAAACGATCACTCGGCATGACGTTCTGAATTTAACGCGCAAAATAAAGAATGAAGGGCATGATATATATGCTAATCGCGTATTTGCTTGCCTGAGAAGCCTTTTTCGTTTTTGTGTTGAAAATGAAATTGGAGACATGCAGCTTTCCCCGTTGGCTGGCTTACGGTCGCCGGCAAAAGAAAGAAAACGCGAGCGCGTTCTTTTAGAGGATGAACTAGCTTTAATCTGGCTAGCAAGTGAAAAACTATCTAAAATTTGGGGAACATTTTTTAAGATGTTGATATTGACCGGGGCGCGTCGGGCTGAAGTGGCAGAGGCTAAATGGTCTGAATTTGATTTCAACCAAGACAAGTCAACTTGGACACTATCAGAAAAAAGAACAAAAAACGGTCGAGTTTTCGTTTTACCCATCAGCCCATTTATCATTGATATCCTGAACGGGATTCCAAAACTATCAGGATGTGATTATGTGTTCACAGTGACCGGGAAAACGCCGATCATAGGTTTTTCGGATGCAAAAGAACGTTTGGAAGAGCAAGTCAAACTACTTATTGAAAAAAAAGGTATTCAAGACAATCATCTTTTTTCTGAGAACTGGCGGATCCATGACATCCGCCGCACAGTGGCAACAGGAATGGCTAGAATTGGTATTCAGCCACATATTATCGAGGCATCTTTGAACCATGTTTCGGGCGCGAAAGCCGGTGTTGCAGGCATTTACAATCGATATTCATATTTTAATGAAAAAACGGAAGCTTTTACCAGGTGGCAAGAACACGTTGTCAACATTTGTAATTCCATGAAAAAATAA
- a CDS encoding MFS transporter, translating to MFSEYSTWRASFWTVGILAFLFSGVALKVLPGTTKRQNTSERLPVIQLAVLTVMVLVISASSAVSDNNIKIAGIIIGAILLLVLGTIDNHSNNKILPEGSFSIRSIFLPLYGLMVIISVAVNGAELYLPLFLQELHGRGPLVAGYIAALMSIGWTCGSLPSAGAAPKIVRKIIILAPVIDMLGMATLFYFIPSEMKSSGFLISICIALFLIGVGAGTSWPHLLTRVLQCASDKDATRASASLTTIQLFSTALSAALAGSITNLAGLFDPGGVSGMIAASKVLFIFLIIILLLAVPLAFIISRDMLNRPDGKHSNNQSNKK from the coding sequence ATTTTCTCCGAATACAGCACTTGGCGCGCTTCATTCTGGACGGTTGGCATTCTGGCATTTTTGTTTTCCGGCGTTGCACTTAAAGTTTTGCCCGGCACAACAAAACGTCAAAACACTTCGGAACGGCTTCCTGTTATCCAACTTGCTGTTTTGACCGTTATGGTTCTTGTTATTTCTGCAAGTAGTGCAGTGAGCGACAACAATATCAAAATTGCCGGTATTATTATCGGTGCTATCCTGCTTCTTGTGCTTGGGACTATCGACAATCATTCAAACAACAAAATTCTTCCCGAAGGTTCATTTTCAATCCGCTCGATATTCCTGCCACTTTACGGCCTGATGGTTATTATTTCGGTCGCTGTAAACGGTGCGGAGCTTTATCTTCCGCTGTTCCTTCAGGAACTTCATGGAAGAGGACCACTTGTTGCCGGCTATATTGCCGCGCTTATGAGTATCGGTTGGACCTGTGGTTCATTGCCAAGTGCCGGAGCCGCTCCGAAAATTGTGCGCAAAATCATCATTCTCGCACCCGTGATTGATATGCTCGGAATGGCGACATTGTTTTATTTTATCCCCTCCGAAATGAAGTCATCGGGATTTCTGATTTCGATTTGTATTGCGCTTTTTCTGATCGGAGTCGGAGCGGGAACGTCATGGCCGCATTTGCTTACCCGCGTTTTACAATGCGCTTCCGATAAAGACGCCACGCGTGCCAGTGCATCTCTCACAACAATCCAATTGTTTTCAACGGCTTTAAGCGCAGCACTTGCTGGTAGCATTACTAATCTTGCCGGATTATTCGATCCGGGTGGTGTCAGCGGTATGATTGCGGCCTCCAAAGTTCTGTTTATCTTCCTGATTATCATATTGCTGCTTGCGGTGCCGCTCGCCTTTATTATTTCGCGCGATATGCTCAACCGTCCGGATGGAAAACATTCAAACAACCAAAGCAATAAAAAATAG
- a CDS encoding porin: MKQTENRIQSNSCHLCNAFGNDYYNINGTNSCVRISGYLRSVVTAGDNGCRAKNLVCGTIVIHGFITWPCISIPLCKPHRNGCKNM, from the coding sequence ATGAAGCAAACAGAAAACCGGATACAATCAAACAGTTGTCATTTATGCAATGCATTTGGCAATGACTATTACAACATAAACGGCACGAATAGCTGCGTTCGGATTTCCGGCTATCTCCGCAGTGTTGTAACTGCTGGCGACAATGGTTGTCGCGCAAAAAATTTGGTTTGCGGAACGATAGTTATACATGGCTTTATCACGTGGCCTTGCATTTCCATCCCGCTTTGCAAACCTCACCGGAACGGTTGCAAAAATATGTAG
- a CDS encoding lysozyme has protein sequence MTRQISPHGLEKLKQWEGLKTKAYKDSGGVWTIGYGHTATAGEPKPRAGMVITAAEAESILLKDLMQYEAAIENNVKVELNDNQFAALVSFVYNIPLASFKKSTLLKKLNAGNYDAVPTELMKWTKAGGKKIQGLVNRRRAEGYLWMEGAFVTSKNIVPEPKKENLLFKKETIAPVISAASGLTGFATGSGPFQWALAAIMVIGAALLIYWGIKQMKEAEA, from the coding sequence ATGACACGACAAATAAGCCCCCACGGACTTGAAAAACTGAAACAATGGGAAGGTCTCAAAACCAAAGCCTATAAGGATTCTGGCGGTGTCTGGACTATCGGCTATGGGCACACGGCGACAGCCGGCGAGCCAAAACCGCGGGCTGGAATGGTCATCACCGCAGCCGAAGCAGAAAGCATTCTCTTGAAAGATCTCATGCAATATGAAGCGGCTATCGAGAACAACGTCAAGGTGGAGCTTAACGATAACCAATTCGCCGCTCTTGTTTCGTTTGTTTACAATATCCCCCTTGCTTCGTTCAAGAAATCAACATTGCTTAAAAAATTGAACGCAGGCAATTATGACGCGGTTCCAACCGAGCTGATGAAATGGACAAAGGCGGGTGGCAAAAAAATTCAAGGCCTTGTCAACAGACGGCGAGCTGAAGGTTATCTGTGGATGGAAGGTGCTTTTGTGACCTCCAAAAATATCGTTCCGGAACCCAAAAAAGAAAATCTGCTTTTCAAAAAGGAAACGATTGCTCCGGTTATCAGTGCTGCTTCCGGCTTGACCGGTTTTGCCACCGGTTCGGGACCGTTCCAATGGGCACTCGCGGCCATCATGGTGATCGGTGCGGCGCTCCTGATTTATTGGGGTATTAAGCAGATGAAAGAGGCAGAAGCATGA
- a CDS encoding DMT family protein gives MQILPFIAPIGLLLLSNIFMTFAWYGHLKFTNKPLMIVIIVSWGIAFFEYCLAVPANRLGHTVYSAAQLKTIQEVITLLIFSGFSILYLGEKLTINHFVGFALIVSGAYFIFKGPL, from the coding sequence ATGCAAATTTTACCCTTTATCGCGCCTATCGGCTTGTTGTTGTTGTCAAACATTTTTATGACCTTTGCCTGGTATGGGCATTTGAAATTCACCAACAAGCCATTAATGATCGTCATTATTGTAAGTTGGGGGATTGCATTTTTCGAATATTGCCTTGCAGTTCCCGCAAACCGGTTGGGACACACCGTGTATAGTGCGGCCCAGCTCAAAACGATTCAGGAAGTGATCACGCTTCTCATATTTTCCGGCTTTTCCATTCTTTATCTTGGCGAAAAACTGACGATAAATCATTTTGTCGGCTTTGCGCTTATTGTAAGCGGAGCCTACTTCATCTTCAAAGGTCCGTTATAA
- a CDS encoding thermonuclease family protein codes for MRFLISILLCVMTLPAFAESRTAIIGAIQVIDGETLEIQNQRIKLWGVDAPDLNQTCKDGQEAGYDCGKEAASALSQWLTELQPVRCEPRGNDNSGNIIAICYTSTGDDIAGWMVRNGYAIDWPKYSNGFYGVSEKQAQSNKSGIWQHNKSAPWKLTEK; via the coding sequence ATGCGCTTTCTCATTTCAATTTTGCTTTGTGTGATGACATTGCCGGCCTTTGCGGAAAGCCGTACTGCAATAATCGGAGCTATCCAAGTTATTGATGGGGAAACACTCGAAATTCAAAATCAACGTATAAAATTGTGGGGAGTAGATGCTCCGGATCTTAACCAGACATGTAAAGATGGTCAGGAAGCCGGTTATGATTGTGGAAAAGAAGCCGCATCTGCACTTTCGCAATGGCTGACAGAATTGCAACCTGTGCGCTGCGAACCTCGTGGCAATGATAATTCAGGAAATATAATTGCGATTTGCTATACCTCAACTGGGGATGACATAGCAGGCTGGATGGTTCGCAACGGCTATGCTATTGATTGGCCGAAATATTCCAATGGTTTTTACGGTGTTTCGGAAAAACAGGCACAATCAAACAAGAGTGGTATTTGGCAACATAATAAATCCGCACCGTGGAAATTGACTGAAAAATAA
- a CDS encoding helix-turn-helix transcriptional regulator: MARATVINIFSTLRAATGLSLFETAAYLNVSQKNVERWVDGVREPPAGVIREMAELVALQTKAVERQLSFMKANGVKQAEIGYPVDAEEAKSMGCPCVGAVKVVLGRIVAGSDASIILSPRGSTSGTAAAIDAREK, encoded by the coding sequence ATGGCAAGAGCGACAGTCATAAACATTTTTTCAACACTTCGAGCCGCAACGGGTTTGTCGCTGTTTGAGACGGCGGCTTACCTAAATGTTTCTCAAAAAAATGTTGAACGTTGGGTGGATGGCGTTAGAGAGCCGCCCGCAGGCGTAATCAGAGAAATGGCGGAACTGGTTGCTCTGCAAACAAAGGCCGTTGAAAGGCAGCTTTCCTTCATGAAAGCAAACGGTGTAAAGCAGGCGGAAATTGGCTATCCGGTTGATGCCGAAGAGGCGAAGAGTATGGGCTGTCCGTGCGTTGGCGCGGTTAAGGTCGTTCTCGGTCGCATCGTCGCGGGTAGTGACGCATCAATAATACTTTCGCCGCGCGGGTCAACGAGTGGAACGGCAGCTGCAATTGACGCAAGGGAAAAATAG
- a CDS encoding cobyrinate a,c-diamide synthase: MDARFERNGTNRSPAKSSSDFIDPAFHKAATGEDSYNLDCWAMRDALIRNINFTDNSEQKFFVVEGMMGLYDGAINGKGSSAELARLLDLPVFFVVDVTSQSHSVAALVKGFAEFMPGLRFAGIILNKIGSSRHEAMLRAALQPLDIPVVGAVYRNNALTLPSRHLGLVQASERTDLFAFIGQAAEIIKESVDLEAMIALSTSNGVKVASATIDYIPPLGQRIAVSRDDAFRFSYPHLLDGWRKAGAEITFFSPLANDVPDKECDSVYLCGGYPELFAGKLAAAEKFKKAMIDMAKAGKTIYGECGGYMTLGETLEDSEGVKHPMLGLLPLNTSFKQKKLHLGYRRLVPEGEFFGKTRFRGHEFHYASIVDEKGATPLFKAYDALDNSLGTMGMRINNVAGSFIHLIDIEG; this comes from the coding sequence ATTGATGCGCGCTTTGAAAGAAATGGGACTAACCGTAGCCCCGCGAAAAGCAGCTCCGACTTTATAGATCCGGCATTTCATAAAGCGGCAACAGGAGAAGATAGTTACAATCTCGATTGTTGGGCAATGCGCGACGCGCTCATAAGAAATATTAATTTCACCGACAATTCGGAGCAGAAGTTTTTTGTTGTCGAAGGCATGATGGGGCTTTATGACGGTGCCATCAACGGCAAGGGTTCTTCTGCCGAACTTGCCCGATTATTGGATTTGCCGGTATTCTTTGTCGTCGACGTGACAAGCCAATCACATTCGGTCGCGGCACTTGTCAAAGGTTTTGCCGAATTTATGCCGGGATTGCGCTTTGCCGGAATTATCCTGAATAAAATTGGAAGTTCGCGGCATGAAGCTATGCTTCGCGCGGCCTTGCAACCGCTTGATATACCGGTGGTTGGTGCGGTTTACAGAAATAACGCGCTGACACTCCCCTCGCGTCATTTGGGGCTGGTTCAGGCTTCGGAACGAACCGATCTTTTTGCTTTTATCGGGCAAGCGGCAGAAATCATAAAGGAAAGCGTTGATCTTGAAGCGATGATCGCATTATCGACTTCAAATGGCGTGAAGGTTGCTAGTGCCACAATTGATTATATCCCGCCACTTGGACAACGCATTGCGGTGAGCCGTGATGATGCTTTCCGCTTTTCTTATCCACATTTGCTTGATGGTTGGAGAAAAGCCGGTGCCGAAATCACATTCTTTTCGCCTTTGGCGAATGACGTGCCGGATAAAGAGTGTGATAGCGTTTATTTATGCGGTGGTTATCCGGAACTTTTTGCCGGAAAACTGGCGGCAGCAGAGAAGTTCAAAAAAGCCATGATTGATATGGCAAAAGCCGGTAAAACCATTTATGGCGAATGCGGTGGTTATATGACTTTGGGGGAAACATTGGAAGATAGTGAAGGGGTAAAACATCCGATGCTTGGTCTTTTGCCACTGAATACAAGCTTCAAACAGAAGAAACTGCATTTAGGCTATCGCCGTTTGGTTCCTGAAGGAGAGTTTTTTGGAAAAACCCGCTTTAGAGGGCATGAATTCCATTATGCCTCTATTGTAGATGAAAAAGGCGCTACTCCGCTTTTTAAAGCCTATGATGCGCTCGACAATTCTTTAGGTACAATGGGAATGAGAATAAACAATGTTGCCGGTTCGTTTATCCATCTGATAGATATCGAGGGATAA
- the cobA gene encoding uroporphyrinogen-III C-methyltransferase: protein MTADLPFKLPQFIAGHVWLAGAGPGDPGLLTLHCVNALKQADHILYDALVDHSCLKLAKQGAILEFAGKRGGKPSLKQQEITERMICLARQGKRVLRLKGGDPFVFGRGGEEALALIEAHIPFRVFPGITAGIAGPAYAGIPVTHRSVNHSVLFLTGHDADGTVPKSFDWKAISRAAPVLVFYMAMKHIDEIADDLIKGGRTSDEPVMFITHATTSNQRIYKTELGRIEQTIKEHDIEPPTIVVVGKVVSLADKLAPNIVTDELDNRSL, encoded by the coding sequence ATGACGGCTGATTTGCCATTCAAATTGCCACAGTTCATTGCGGGGCATGTGTGGTTGGCGGGCGCGGGGCCGGGTGATCCCGGACTTCTTACGCTCCATTGTGTCAATGCACTCAAACAGGCAGACCATATCCTTTATGATGCGTTGGTCGATCATTCGTGCCTCAAGCTTGCAAAACAGGGCGCAATTTTAGAATTTGCCGGTAAACGCGGTGGCAAACCCTCGCTCAAACAGCAGGAAATTACCGAACGCATGATTTGCCTTGCCCGACAAGGCAAGCGGGTTTTGCGTTTGAAAGGCGGCGATCCTTTTGTTTTCGGCCGTGGCGGTGAAGAAGCGCTTGCCTTGATAGAAGCGCATATTCCCTTTCGCGTCTTTCCGGGAATAACAGCGGGAATAGCAGGCCCTGCCTATGCAGGTATTCCGGTTACACATCGTTCGGTCAATCATAGTGTATTGTTTTTAACCGGTCATGATGCTGACGGTACAGTGCCCAAATCTTTTGACTGGAAAGCAATTTCCCGCGCCGCACCGGTTCTTGTGTTTTATATGGCGATGAAACATATTGATGAAATCGCCGATGACCTTATCAAAGGCGGTCGCACGAGTGATGAGCCGGTTATGTTTATCACGCATGCGACCACCTCCAATCAGCGGATTTATAAGACCGAACTTGGCCGCATAGAACAAACGATCAAAGAGCATGACATTGAACCGCCGACGATTGTTGTCGTTGGTAAAGTTGTTTCGCTTGCCGATAAACTTGCTCCGAATATTGTTACAGACGAATTGGATAACAGATCATTATGA
- a CDS encoding cobalt-precorrin-5B (C(1))-methyltransferase, which produces MADLRSTLKRKPEGPLRLGWTTGACATAATKAALTALITGAFPDPVEIRLPRGQMPQFALSLKSLGENQATAGIIKDAGDDPDVTDKATIIATVTPASPESGIIFKAGKGVGTVTRPGLPLDVGEAAINPVPRRMMSEVCKEICDKYSFPQDLVITISVPDGENIALKTWNPRLGILGGISILGTTGIVHPFSCSAWIHSIHSGIDVARAEGASHVLGATGATSEDAAQAIYHLPDYAILDMGDFVGAVLKYLRHHPIDKLTIAGGFAKLTKLAQGEIGPSFFPLPSRQDIFVDYCKECRLEPILQGLHRKCEHCERSA; this is translated from the coding sequence ATGGCAGATCTGCGAAGCACATTGAAACGCAAACCGGAAGGCCCCCTTCGCTTGGGCTGGACAACAGGCGCGTGCGCAACGGCTGCAACCAAGGCTGCGCTCACTGCTCTCATTACCGGTGCTTTTCCCGATCCCGTCGAGATAAGATTGCCGAGAGGGCAAATGCCGCAATTTGCGCTATCTCTCAAAAGTCTTGGAGAAAATCAGGCAACAGCGGGAATTATCAAAGATGCAGGTGATGATCCCGATGTAACAGACAAGGCGACCATTATTGCAACTGTCACTCCTGCCTCTCCTGAGAGTGGAATTATATTCAAAGCAGGAAAAGGTGTTGGAACTGTTACAAGACCGGGTTTGCCGCTTGATGTCGGGGAAGCGGCCATTAACCCCGTTCCGCGCCGTATGATGAGCGAGGTTTGCAAGGAAATTTGTGATAAATATTCTTTTCCGCAAGATCTGGTCATTACAATTTCTGTACCCGATGGCGAAAATATCGCGCTCAAAACATGGAATCCGCGCCTTGGCATTTTGGGCGGCATTTCCATTCTCGGCACAACCGGTATTGTTCACCCGTTCTCGTGTTCGGCATGGATTCATTCTATTCATAGCGGTATTGATGTCGCACGTGCGGAAGGGGCAAGCCATGTTCTTGGTGCAACCGGCGCAACTTCGGAAGATGCCGCACAGGCAATCTACCATCTTCCCGACTATGCCATATTGGATATGGGAGACTTCGTCGGTGCCGTGTTGAAATATTTGCGTCACCACCCGATTGATAAACTGACAATTGCCGGTGGTTTTGCAAAATTGACAAAACTCGCGCAAGGGGAAATCGGACCTTCATTCTTCCCGCTCCCAAGTCGACAAGACATATTTGTGGACTATTGCAAAGAATGCCGGCTTGAACCAATCCTTCAAGGACTTCATCGAAAATGCGAACACTGCGAAAGAAGTGCTTGA